Proteins encoded by one window of Corynebacterium amycolatum:
- a CDS encoding extracellular solute-binding protein, producing MSAVSLATLAAGCGSEAQQDSAPVLRIMGPADGSDQYTQAAQKCSDASGGKYRLEYDISAKQTDDQRLQLARRIVGGDSSFDIMGLDVTWTPEFAEAGWALPLPEDMAERVTEGTLSGPLDTATWQDQLYGAPLNTNTQLLWYRKSLVDGPPKTWDDLIATGERLADEGKPSMIGVQAAQFEGSVVWLNSMTASAGGQLVAPDGQSVTIADNDAAERALSTMHRVATAKGHDPSISQSDENQARLAFDRGDAFAQVNYPFVYAGAKEKAESGNQVAKEVFEDMAWTTYPAMDEGTPAQVTIGGLNLAVPSTSKHPELAFEAIDCLRNEQNQLNNALKGGLPPTLAKLYTQATDEFKEEYPFYREIYEQLNTLEEADSAELSQEERALLPSPRTAGVVTRPKSPAYQSLSILMASRISPPEDVDAKSLVGTLDEELQAAVNSEGLVP from the coding sequence GTGTCGGCTGTATCGCTCGCCACGCTGGCGGCGGGTTGTGGTTCGGAGGCTCAGCAGGATTCGGCGCCGGTACTGCGGATTATGGGTCCGGCGGATGGTTCGGATCAGTATACGCAGGCGGCGCAGAAGTGCTCGGATGCGTCGGGCGGGAAGTATCGCCTGGAGTATGACATTTCGGCGAAGCAGACGGATGATCAGCGTCTTCAGTTGGCTCGTCGCATTGTGGGCGGAGATTCCTCGTTCGACATAATGGGCCTTGATGTGACGTGGACTCCGGAGTTTGCGGAGGCGGGCTGGGCGCTCCCACTCCCGGAAGATATGGCCGAGCGCGTTACGGAGGGTACCCTGTCGGGTCCGTTGGATACGGCGACGTGGCAGGATCAGCTCTATGGTGCTCCGTTGAATACGAATACGCAGCTCCTGTGGTATCGAAAGTCGCTGGTAGATGGCCCGCCGAAGACGTGGGATGACTTAATCGCGACGGGGGAGAGGCTCGCCGATGAGGGCAAGCCGTCGATGATTGGCGTCCAGGCTGCCCAGTTTGAGGGCTCGGTGGTGTGGCTCAATTCGATGACAGCGTCGGCGGGCGGTCAGCTAGTCGCGCCGGATGGGCAGTCGGTCACAATTGCGGATAACGATGCCGCGGAGCGCGCCTTGAGCACCATGCATCGCGTGGCCACGGCGAAGGGGCATGACCCGTCGATTTCGCAGTCGGATGAGAACCAGGCTCGTCTGGCATTCGACCGCGGCGATGCATTTGCGCAGGTGAATTACCCATTTGTTTATGCCGGTGCGAAGGAGAAGGCGGAGTCGGGAAATCAGGTGGCCAAGGAGGTCTTCGAAGACATGGCCTGGACCACCTACCCGGCGATGGATGAGGGCACACCGGCGCAGGTCACGATTGGTGGCCTTAACCTTGCGGTGCCGTCGACGTCGAAGCACCCGGAGCTCGCTTTCGAGGCCATCGACTGCCTGCGCAATGAGCAAAACCAGCTCAACAACGCGTTGAAGGGTGGTCTGCCGCCGACGTTGGCGAAGCTTTACACGCAGGCCACGGATGAATTCAAGGAGGAATACCCGTTCTACCGCGAGATCTACGAGCAGTTGAACACGTTGGAGGAAGCCGATTCGGCTGAGCTGTCGCAGGAGGAGCGGGCGCTGTTACCGTCGCCACGCACGGCCGGTGTGGTGACGCGCCCGAAGTCCCCTGCGTACCAGTCGTTGTCGATTTTGATGGCGTCGCGCATTAGTCCACCGGAGGATGTTGATGCGAAGTCGCTGGTCGGCACGCTTGATGAGGAACTTCAGGCGGCCGTGAACTCGGAAGGCCTGGTGCCGTAA